Below is a window of Cyanobacteria bacterium FACHB-DQ100 DNA.
CACCCTCGAAAGCGTTGCTGCTGCAAACGCTGAGCTGAAAATCGGTCTCGATACGATGTGGGTGATGATTGCGGGCTTCCTGGTGTTCTTTATGAACGCAGGTTTCTGTATGTTGGAAACCGGAATGTGCCGCCAAAAGAACGCAGTCAACGTTTTGGCGAAGAACCTAATCGTCTTTGCCCTCTCGACCGTCGCATTTTGGGCGATCGGGTTCGGCTTGATGTTTAGTGACGGAAATGGTTATCTCGGCACAAGCGGCGGATTTTTCCTCACGGGTGCTGACAACAGCCCTGCGATGACGGCTGATTACAAAGGAGTTTTCTCCGCCTTGAACTGGGCAGGCGTTCCTCTGGCAGCAAAATTCTTCTTCCAATTAGTGTTTGCTGGAACCGCAGCAACGATCGTCTCTGGTGCAGTGGCTGAGCGGATTAAGTTTGTCGACTTTTTGATCTTTAGCTTGTTGTTGGTTGGAATCGCTTACCCGATTACAGGCCACTGGATCTGGGGCGGCGGCTGGCTGTACAAGCTCGGATTCTTCGATTTCGCAGGTTCGACTGTGGTTCACGCCGTTGGCGGTTGGGCGGCTCTGATGGGGGCTGCATTCTTAGGTGCAAGAATTGGCAAATACAATGCTGATGGCTCTGCCAATGCAATCCCGCCTCACAACATGAGTATTGCCACCTTGGGCGCATTGATTCTCTGGCTCGGTTGGTTCGGATTTAACCCTGGTTCGACCATGAGCGTGGGTAATGGCTCTCTGATTGGTCACATTGCATTGACCACAAATACGGGCGGTGCATTTGGTGCGATCGCAGCCACGCTCGTCGCTTGGGCAGTTCTCGGTAAGCCTGATTTATCGATGGTGATCAACGGTCTACTGGCTGGTTTGGTTGCAGTGACTGCATCTTGTGCCTTCATCACCGTTCCTTCGGCAGCGATTATCGGTGCGATCGGTGGAATTTTGGTGGTGTTCGCGGTTGGATACCTCGACAAGTTGAAGATCGATGATCCGGTGGGTGCGATCGCAGTTCACTTGGTCAATGGTATTTGGGGAACTCTAGCACTCGGTCTATTTGCAGTGGGTCCTAGCGATCAACCTGGCGCACTGTATGCTGCTGGTCCCACAGCAGGTTTGCTGTTCGGCGGTGGATTGAATCAGCTTTGGATTCAGTTCCTGGGAACGATTTCCGTTGCTGGCTTCACAGTTCTGGTCTCCAGTATTTTCTGGATTCTGCTGAAGTCTACGCTTGGAATTCGTGTAACTGCTGAAGAAGAGCTTGAAGGATTGGATATCGGTGAGCATGGAATGGAAGCCTATGCTGGATTTGCGAAAGAAAGTTCTTTCGGTGCAGCGAGCAGCTATCCTAGCAATGCCTCGGATGCAGCGACGAAGTATCAATAAGCTGATCGATTTCCTCTAATTTCATCACTCGCAAAACACTCCTGAGATTTTCAGGAGTGTTCTTTTTTTCGGATTGTTGGAAGCAGAATTGAAATTTAGGAACTTCATAGATTCTTTCAATAAACGTCTGCCTTAGCAATGATATCGACGGTCTATCAGTAGCAAAACGCTTTTTTGTAAGATCTACGAAAGCAAATTTGTATTCATGGCTACAAAACTGCAGTCATGAAACTGGTGCAATTCTATACTATTCATCAGATTTTTCAATTGAGTTGACGAATCTGAGAGATTAACTCCCCTCTTCATTTAGCGTTAAAGGGTCAAAAGTCAGTGTTGAAAAAAACAATGTGGTTGGCGCTAGCAGTCTTAGCGCTATCAGTTCTTCCATTTGTAGGTAGTGCCCTTGCCGAGCCGGCAACGGCTGAATCTGCTCAGAAAGCGGCGGATCAGGCAATTATTCAAGGCGATACGGCGTTTATGTTAGTGTCAGCCGCGCTAGTGCTGCTGATGACTCCGGGATTAGCGTTTTTCTATGGTGGATTTGTCCGATCGCGCAACGTCCTCAATACGATGATGATGAGCTTCATTCTCATGGGAATTGTGGGCGTGTCCTGGATTCTGTGGGGCTATAGCCTCTCATTTGCACCGGGAACTCCGTTTATCGGCGGTTTGCAGTGGTTGTTCTTGAACGGTGTTGGGTTGGAAACAACTGGATATTTACAAGGTAGCCAGCCAGATGCCGTGGTTTCGTATGCTGCGACAATTCCGCATCAGTTGTTCATGATTTATCAGGCAATGTTCGCGATTATTACACCCGCGCTGATTTCGGGTGCGATCGTTGAGCGAATGAGCTTTAAGGCTTACTTCTGGTTTATCGTGCTGTGGTCGAGCATTCTCTATCCGATTTTTGCTCACATGGTTTGGGCAAAAGGTGGATTTTTAGGACTGTACGGCGGCATGGGTGCATTGGACTTTGCAGGTGGAACGGTGGTTCACATCAGTTCAGGTGTGTCTGCGCTCGTGGCAGCTTGGGTGTTGGGCCCTCGAAAAACGTTTCCGAATCAGCCTGCTGCACCACATAACGTACCTTACATTCTGTTGGGTGCTGGATTGCTGTGGTTTGGTTGGTTTGGCTTCAACGGTGGAAGTGCTTTAGCTTCTGGCGCATTGGCGACAGTTGCCTTTGTCGCGACGACAACATCGGCATCGGCGGGGGGTTTGGCCTGGGTCATTTTGGAGTGGGTGCTGCGTGGAAAACCGACCGCAGTCGGAATTGCAACCGGTGCAGTTGCAGGATTGGTCGGCATCACTCCGGCAGCAGGATTTGTAACCCCAGTTGCAGCAATTCTGATTGGAGCAATTACCGCGACGGCTTGTTTCTTTGCCGTAAGTTTGAAGGCGAAACTTCAGTTTGATGACTCGCTCGATACGTTTCCGGTTCACGGGGTTGGCGGAACGGTAGGCGCGGTTTTAGCTGGAGTCTTTGCAACGAAAACAGTGAACGCGGCAGGAGCAGATGGGCTGCTGTATGGCAATCCAGGCCAGTTAATCACGCAGATTCAAGCAGTTGCAATTTCCTATGTACTTGCTGCGATCGGTACATATGTAATTCTGAAAGGGCTACAAGCAGTCTTTGGAACGCTACGGGTTCAACCTGATGCTGAATATCAAGGCGTGGATGTGAACGAACATGGTGAAGAAGGTTACGGTGAAGAACTCGCTTCCGGCTTCACGATGAGTCGAGTTGAATAACAAGTTTAAAGCGGTGAATCTATCTAAAAGGCTCCAAGGTCAATACCCTGGAGCCTTTTGATTAGCGGCGTTTGGTGGATTTGGTAGAGAGTTTTTCTTGTTCGCGGCGACGACGATCGCGCCAGTCCGCCAGCGTTAAGTAAATAACTCCCCCAGTCACGGTAAGGAGAAGGCCAAACGCGACGAGTACCAGTGTGTTAAAAACTGTGAATTCCACGGTGATTTCAGAAAATGAAAATATTGCTGCCCATAGCGGTTAGGCTACGGGCGAAAATTCAATGCTAGAAGCCGTTCCGACCCCAAACGACCATTGCGATCGAAAAGGTGAAAACGGATAAAAGCGCGACCCAGCCTAGTGACAAAATATCCATAATGAAAGCGATCGGTACAAAGGGTGATACATCTAATAATAAGGCAAAAGGGGTTAGGGGCTAGGATCTAGAGGAGTTATGCAGCACCTGAGATTGAGTTGGGAAGAACGGGTGGAGTCGCTTAAAGCGGGAGTGCTTTCGGCGGGTTCGGTAACGCTAATTTTTCCGCTAATTGCTCTGTTTAATGATTTCTTAGCGAGTCGATATGCCAGCCCAGTGATGAATTATTGGGTCAGTGGGGCGATCGTTCTGTTTGCAGGATTTTTGTTTGGAGTGACGTACCGCTACATTATTCGGGAAGACCAAAACTCACACCTCAAATCGGGCGCGGTTCTAGCTTTTGGATTAGTGCGGGGATTGGCGCAGGTTGAACTGGGGATTGCAACTCAAAGTAGTTGGGTTTCGATCGTCAGCTTTGCCGTTGAAAGTATTTTGCTATTTGCGATCGCTCGGTTGGTTCTCGATGGCGGAATGGCGCTCGGCTGGATTGGTCGATTTAAGGGGTGAATTCTGTGATTTCGGTTGGGGTGAATAACTGATTGCGATCGAGCGCAGAGAGAATTTTTCCATCGGCGCGATCGCTTATCAGACAACGGCATACTAATTCAGCCACATCTGCTCGATGAATTGAGCCAGAAATTTTCGGATCTTCGGTTAGAAATCCGGTTCCGGTTGGCGGTTCTGATTTCAAACCACCGGGACGGACGATCGTATAAGTTAAACCACTCTCGATTAAATGCTGTTCTGCTTTCTCTTTTTCCTTTAAAACGGCTCCCAATGCTTCAAGAGCGCGAGGCGGTAAAGCAACTACACTTTCACCGCTACCGATTGAAGTCACTAACACAAACTTTTTCACGCCTGCTTTGACTGCTGCATCAACTAGATTTCGATTGCCTTCAAAATCAGCGCGTTTTCCTTCTGCGGGTAATCCGCCGATCGTACTAATCACGGCATCGATTTGGCGATTTGCAAAGGCTGCTTCGAGTTGCTCAGGATTCATCGCATCGCCGATCGTAGTTTCAATGCCTAACGCTTCAAGTTCAGTCACGGCGGCATCAGAACGTAACAAGGCAATTACGGTAAAATTCGGCTGGAGCAGTCGAGCAATTTCACGCCCTACACCGCGACTTGCACCCGCAACTAATACTGTCTGAAGGTTCCCACCCGTTACACTTTGCAGCATTTTAATCAGCCTTTTGGTGAATCATCTATGATTCAAGAATAAGCTGCATACAGGGGCATTTTACACATACGGGAATCAGATCTTTTGACAGTCGAGGAAGCCGCCCTAAAGGTTTGGCGAAATCTGTTCCAATAGAGAAAGCATCGATCGCTCCAATAGAGGACACTGCTGTGAATCAGAATCAACTGTATAACCTACAACTCGGCATTAACGGATTTGGACGACTGCTGACGTTCATTGGATTCGCACTTCTATTGAGCGCAGTGGGTCTGGGCTGGTTGGTGAAATCATTTCTATTTGTGTTGGTGCTATTGATCGTTGCGCCGATCGTTGGGATCTTCGTGTTTCAGTGGTGGGTGAGAAGAAATATCGTGCAGGCGGATTGTCCGGT
It encodes the following:
- a CDS encoding ammonium transporter; amino-acid sequence: MVSRASLKQKMQIRRKKPALLKSWEALVRTVSQLAPSWQMSIPLTVAIVGLWSYAAVAQTPPTLESVAAANAELKIGLDTMWVMIAGFLVFFMNAGFCMLETGMCRQKNAVNVLAKNLIVFALSTVAFWAIGFGLMFSDGNGYLGTSGGFFLTGADNSPAMTADYKGVFSALNWAGVPLAAKFFFQLVFAGTAATIVSGAVAERIKFVDFLIFSLLLVGIAYPITGHWIWGGGWLYKLGFFDFAGSTVVHAVGGWAALMGAAFLGARIGKYNADGSANAIPPHNMSIATLGALILWLGWFGFNPGSTMSVGNGSLIGHIALTTNTGGAFGAIAATLVAWAVLGKPDLSMVINGLLAGLVAVTASCAFITVPSAAIIGAIGGILVVFAVGYLDKLKIDDPVGAIAVHLVNGIWGTLALGLFAVGPSDQPGALYAAGPTAGLLFGGGLNQLWIQFLGTISVAGFTVLVSSIFWILLKSTLGIRVTAEEELEGLDIGEHGMEAYAGFAKESSFGAASSYPSNASDAATKYQ
- a CDS encoding ammonium transporter, giving the protein MWLALAVLALSVLPFVGSALAEPATAESAQKAADQAIIQGDTAFMLVSAALVLLMTPGLAFFYGGFVRSRNVLNTMMMSFILMGIVGVSWILWGYSLSFAPGTPFIGGLQWLFLNGVGLETTGYLQGSQPDAVVSYAATIPHQLFMIYQAMFAIITPALISGAIVERMSFKAYFWFIVLWSSILYPIFAHMVWAKGGFLGLYGGMGALDFAGGTVVHISSGVSALVAAWVLGPRKTFPNQPAAPHNVPYILLGAGLLWFGWFGFNGGSALASGALATVAFVATTTSASAGGLAWVILEWVLRGKPTAVGIATGAVAGLVGITPAAGFVTPVAAILIGAITATACFFAVSLKAKLQFDDSLDTFPVHGVGGTVGAVLAGVFATKTVNAAGADGLLYGNPGQLITQIQAVAISYVLAAIGTYVILKGLQAVFGTLRVQPDAEYQGVDVNEHGEEGYGEELASGFTMSRVE
- the petN gene encoding cytochrome b6-f complex subunit PetN → MDILSLGWVALLSVFTFSIAMVVWGRNGF
- a CDS encoding SDR family oxidoreductase; amino-acid sequence: MLQSVTGGNLQTVLVAGASRGVGREIARLLQPNFTVIALLRSDAAVTELEALGIETTIGDAMNPEQLEAAFANRQIDAVISTIGGLPAEGKRADFEGNRNLVDAAVKAGVKKFVLVTSIGSGESVVALPPRALEALGAVLKEKEKAEQHLIESGLTYTIVRPGGLKSEPPTGTGFLTEDPKISGSIHRADVAELVCRCLISDRADGKILSALDRNQLFTPTEITEFTP